GCTCCCGGCTCGATCGCGCCCGCGGTGAGGAAGGACGTGTACGCCGGGACCACGACCACGACGAGCACGCGACACAGCCGGACACCGAGCCGTCGCAGCAGCGCCCACAGCACCGCCTCGCCGCGCGCCAGCCACAGCGCGGTCAGCCCGACGGCCCAGCCGTGCGCCACCAGCATGCCCAGACCGGGCAGCAGCCCCGAGTGGACATGCCCGATCATCTCGGCGGGGGAGGCTGCGTGCGCGAGGGAGAACAGCACGTGCAATCCGGCCTGCACGCTCGCCAGCAGCGGCAGGATCACCGCCAGCGTCCGTTCGCGCCCCGACACCGCGAGGGCCGCGACGAAGGCGAGGACCAGGGCGGCGGTCGCGGTCGGCACGGAGACCGAGCCTCCCGCGAGGACGTGTGCCGTCACGCTCAGCCCCAGGCAGACCGCGGCGAAGGCGGCCGCGCGGGCGAGGCGGAAGGGCAACGTCGCGGGCATGATGGGAAAATCATCCCACGCCACCCCGGCGGTGCGAAGTCCGAGGCCCACGGGGCGATTCGCGCCCTCGTCGCCACCGCGCGCCGGGGTCGTCCCACCCACCGCGGCTCGCGACCGGCTCCGCCCGTCCCGGTTCGGCCCCCTGTTCTCACAGATCAGAGCGGCTCAGAGCAGCTCAGAGCAGCGGGAACCGCCCGGAGACAGCGAGGCGGTCCGGGCCCGGAAAAAAATCTTGAAAGAAATCCCGTCGCCGTGTCGAATCGGCCCGTGCTCGTTCGAAGCGTGGTCAGAGGGCCGGGAGGAACGCCGGGAGGAACACGAAAACCGGCCGACCGACGCACCGCGCCTGACTCGACCCGCGACCAGACCGTTCAAAAACAAGATCAAGGAGAAATTCGATGCGATACATGGTCACCCTCAAGGTCACCCACCTGCCCGCCACCCCGCCGCCCGCCGAGCTGATGGAGGCGATCAACAAACTCGGCGAGGAGGCCACCGGAGCGGGCGCGCTGCTCGACAACGGCGGGCTGGCCCCGAGCGCCCAGGGCGCGCGGATCGAGCTCACCGGGGGCAGGCTGAGCGTCACGGACGGCCCGTTCGCCGAGGCGAAGGAGCTGATCAGCTATGCCGTCTACCAGGTCCGGACGAAGGAGGAGGCCGTCGAGTGGACCTCCCGTTTCATGAGGCTCCACCGCGACCACTGGGAGGGCTGGGAGGGCGAGGCCGACCTCCACCGCGTCTTCGGCCCCGAGGACTTCGCCGCCCCCGAGTGAAACCGTCGCCGTCGCCCCGGCCGGATCCCCGCGAGGACTCCGGCCGGGGCACCGCGCTGTCCGGGCGGGGGACGACGTGCTTGGATCGGGAGGCATGACGGTTGGGGATCCTCATCGGGTGATCGAGGCGGTCTGGCGGATCGAGTCCGCGAGGGTGATCGCGGGGCTCGCCCGGATGGTGCACGACGTCGGCCTGGCCGAGGAGCTGGCGCAGGACGCCCTGGTCATCGCACTGGAGCAGTGGCCCAAGACCGGCGTACCGGACAACCCCGGTGCCTGGCTCATGCTCACCGCCAAGCATCGGGCGATCGACCTGCTGCGCCGCAGGAACCGGTACGAGCGGAAGCTCGAAGAGGTCGGCCGGGACATGGAGATCCGCCGGGAGGCGGCCGAGGCCGAGTTGGACGACACCCTCGACGATCACATCGGCGACGACGTGCTGCGCCTCCTCTTCACGGCCTGCCACCCCGTACTGTCCACGGAAGGGCGCCTGGCGCTCACCCTCCGCCT
This region of Streptosporangium sp. NBC_01495 genomic DNA includes:
- a CDS encoding MFS transporter — translated: MPATLPFRLARAAAFAAVCLGLSVTAHVLAGGSVSVPTATAALVLAFVAALAVSGRERTLAVILPLLASVQAGLHVLFSLAHAASPAEMIGHVHSGLLPGLGMLVAHGWAVGLTALWLARGEAVLWALLRRLGVRLCRVLVVVVVPAYTSFLTAGAIEPGALRSAVLRHVVSRRGPPRIVTVTSG
- a CDS encoding YciI family protein, with amino-acid sequence MRYMVTLKVTHLPATPPPAELMEAINKLGEEATGAGALLDNGGLAPSAQGARIELTGGRLSVTDGPFAEAKELISYAVYQVRTKEEAVEWTSRFMRLHRDHWEGWEGEADLHRVFGPEDFAAPE